In Oscillospiraceae bacterium, the following are encoded in one genomic region:
- the efp gene encoding elongation factor P has translation MVVAGDFRNGVTFEMDGNVMQVIEFQHVKPGKGAAFVRTKLRNVISGTVLEKTFNPSDKYPPAYIDRKEMQYLYNDGDLYYFMDTESFEQIPINKNVLGEGFKFIKEEMVVKVLSYNGNVYGIEPPMFVTLKISETEPGIRGDTATGGSKPATLETGAQIRVPFFINEGDTVKIDTRTGEYLERA, from the coding sequence ATGGTAGTAGCAGGCGATTTCAGAAACGGCGTGACATTTGAAATGGACGGAAACGTGATGCAGGTCATCGAATTTCAACATGTCAAACCGGGTAAAGGCGCCGCTTTTGTTCGCACGAAGCTTCGCAATGTAATCAGCGGAACCGTTTTGGAAAAGACCTTTAACCCCAGCGATAAATATCCGCCGGCTTATATTGACCGCAAAGAAATGCAGTATCTTTATAACGACGGCGATCTTTATTACTTCATGGATACAGAATCCTTTGAGCAGATACCGATAAACAAAAACGTTCTGGGCGAAGGATTTAAATTTATCAAAGAAGAAATGGTTGTAAAAGTTCTCTCTTATAATGGCAACGTTTACGGCATTGAGCCGCCCATGTTCGTCACACTTAAAATTAGCGAGACTGAGCCCGGCATACGCGGCGATACCGCCACCGGAGGTTCAAAACCAGCGACTCTTGAAACAGGCGCGCAAATCAGAGTTCCGTTCTTTATAAATGAAGGCGACACAGTAAAAATCGACACAAGAACCGGCGAATATCTTGAAAGAGCATAA